A genomic window from Pseudocitrobacter corydidari includes:
- the sapF gene encoding putrescine export ABC transporter ATP-binding protein SapF has product MVETLLEVRNLSKTFRYRTGWFHRQTLQAVKPLSFTLREKQTLAIIGENGSGKSTLAKMLAGMIEPTTGELLIDDHPLHYGDYSFRSQRIRMIFQDPSTSLNPRQRISQILDFPLRLNTELEAEDRRKRIIETLRMVGLLPDHVSYYPHMLAPGQKQRLGLARALILRPKVIVCDEALASLDMSMRSQLVNLMLELQEKQGISYIYVTQHLGMMKHISDQVLVMHQGEVVERGSTADVLASPLHDLTKRLIAGHFGEALTADAWRKDR; this is encoded by the coding sequence GTGGTCGAAACATTACTTGAAGTGCGTAATCTGAGTAAAACTTTCCGCTATCGTACTGGCTGGTTTCACCGTCAGACGCTTCAGGCGGTCAAACCGCTCAGCTTTACGCTGCGCGAAAAACAGACGCTGGCGATCATCGGCGAAAACGGCTCGGGGAAATCGACGCTGGCGAAAATGCTCGCCGGAATGATAGAGCCGACCACCGGTGAGCTGCTGATTGACGATCATCCCCTGCACTATGGCGATTACTCCTTCCGTAGCCAGCGTATTCGTATGATTTTCCAGGACCCGTCAACGTCGTTGAATCCACGTCAGCGAATCTCACAAATTCTCGATTTCCCGCTGCGCCTGAACACCGAGCTTGAAGCGGAGGATCGCCGCAAGCGGATTATTGAAACGCTGCGTATGGTTGGGCTGCTGCCGGATCACGTCAGCTATTACCCGCATATGCTGGCGCCAGGACAGAAACAGCGTCTGGGGCTGGCGCGCGCATTAATTCTGCGCCCTAAAGTGATTGTCTGTGATGAAGCGCTGGCCTCGCTCGATATGTCGATGCGCTCACAGCTGGTGAACCTGATGCTGGAGTTGCAGGAGAAACAGGGTATTTCATATATCTATGTGACCCAGCATTTAGGCATGATGAAGCATATTAGCGATCAGGTGCTGGTGATGCACCAGGGTGAAGTGGTCGAACGCGGCAGTACCGCTGATGTGCTGGCGTCACCGCTGCATGATCTGACTAAGCGTTTGATTGCCGGGCATTTTGGCGAAGCATTAACGGCAGATGCGTGGCGAAAAGACCGATAA
- a CDS encoding CMD domain-containing protein, with amino-acid sequence MEQRRAYGKSHWYHETQSRSQHSDVLPLVPEAAHVEDRFLLGLQLPESLQRDCTPWLNACRNLAKELFPDEVAVSRLRTFSAYDRLSSALTVAQVCGVQRLCNHYAARLAPLPGPDSSRESNHRLAQITQYARQLASSPSVITPLARQQLDDVGLTTYDIILINQIVGFVGFQSRVVAIFQAQQGQPVRWIPGMPTQEDAAAEGFQATESEWLSDLPVVDARYASKTQAQSLLRWQSQPTLSALAPLLAHEETILDCLGQLIGTLPANPPLHALAALVPARINGSVSCFNHYSAQWQGAGGLPDAIRNGDRAVQAWCHQYPREQAVTQAIGLLTRAPDRFSPAQLASLTEHGVSEEQSITLLAWSALFGWLNRLRIALRSERQPA; translated from the coding sequence ATGGAGCAACGCCGCGCTTACGGTAAAAGCCACTGGTATCATGAGACCCAGTCCCGATCGCAACACAGTGATGTTCTGCCCCTTGTGCCTGAAGCCGCCCACGTTGAAGACCGCTTTTTATTAGGGCTACAACTGCCGGAATCGCTGCAACGCGACTGTACTCCCTGGCTTAACGCCTGCCGGAATCTGGCGAAAGAACTGTTCCCGGATGAAGTCGCCGTCAGCCGCTTACGGACATTCAGCGCCTACGACCGCCTGAGCAGCGCGCTGACGGTCGCACAGGTCTGCGGGGTACAACGGCTCTGTAATCACTATGCCGCCCGTCTGGCGCCGCTCCCAGGCCCTGATTCGTCACGCGAAAGCAACCATCGCCTTGCCCAGATTACCCAGTACGCCCGTCAGCTTGCCAGTTCCCCTTCCGTGATTACGCCCCTGGCACGACAGCAGCTCGACGATGTTGGGTTAACCACCTACGACATTATTTTGATCAACCAGATTGTGGGTTTTGTCGGTTTTCAGTCGCGCGTAGTGGCGATATTCCAGGCCCAGCAAGGGCAACCCGTTCGCTGGATACCCGGCATGCCGACGCAGGAAGATGCCGCTGCTGAGGGGTTCCAGGCGACAGAAAGCGAATGGCTGAGCGATTTGCCCGTTGTGGATGCGCGTTATGCAAGTAAAACCCAGGCGCAATCGCTGCTGCGCTGGCAATCGCAGCCGACGCTTTCTGCGTTAGCCCCGCTGTTAGCGCACGAGGAAACAATTCTGGATTGTCTTGGGCAACTGATCGGCACCCTGCCCGCAAATCCTCCCTTGCACGCTCTGGCGGCGCTGGTGCCTGCTCGCATTAATGGCAGCGTGAGCTGTTTTAATCATTACAGCGCGCAGTGGCAAGGCGCCGGCGGGCTTCCCGATGCCATTCGTAATGGCGATCGCGCCGTGCAGGCGTGGTGTCATCAATATCCGCGCGAACAGGCCGTGACCCAGGCTATTGGCCTGTTAACGCGCGCGCCGGACCGTTTTAGCCCTGCGCAATTAGCCTCGCTAACGGAGCACGGAGTGAGTGAAGAACAGAGTATCACTCTGCTCGCCTGGAGCGCGCTATTTGGCTGGTTAAATCGGCTGCGGATCGCGCTGAGAAGCGAGCGACAACCTGCGTAA
- the sapD gene encoding putrescine export ABC transporter ATP-binding protein SapD, with the protein MPLLDIRNLTIELKTNEGWVKAVDRVSMTLAEGEIRGLVGESGSGKSLIAKAICGVNKDNWRVTADRMRFDDIDLLRLSNRERRKLVGHNVSMIFQEPQSCLDPSERIGKQLKQNIPGWTYKGRWWQRFGWRKRRVIELLHRVGIKDHKDAMRSFPYELTEGECQKVMIAIALANQPRLLIADEPTNAMEPTTQAQIFRLLTRLNQNNNTTILLISHDLQMLTKWADKINVMYCGQTVETAPSEDLVTIPHHPYTQALIRAIPDFGSPMPHKSRLNTMPGAIPLLEQLPIGCRLGPRCPYAQRECIETPRLTGAKNHLFACHFPLNMERE; encoded by the coding sequence ATGCCGTTACTCGATATTCGTAATTTAACCATCGAGCTGAAAACTAACGAAGGCTGGGTGAAAGCCGTTGACCGCGTCAGTATGACGCTGGCTGAAGGTGAAATTCGCGGCCTGGTTGGCGAATCCGGCTCGGGGAAAAGCCTGATTGCCAAAGCGATTTGCGGCGTTAATAAAGATAACTGGCGCGTCACTGCCGACCGTATGCGCTTTGATGATATCGACCTGCTCCGTCTGTCCAACCGCGAGCGCCGCAAGCTGGTCGGTCATAACGTGTCGATGATTTTCCAGGAGCCACAATCCTGTCTCGACCCGTCAGAACGCATCGGTAAGCAGCTCAAGCAGAACATTCCCGGCTGGACCTACAAAGGCCGCTGGTGGCAGCGTTTTGGCTGGCGTAAGCGTCGTGTCATTGAACTGCTGCACCGCGTCGGGATTAAAGATCATAAAGACGCCATGCGCAGCTTCCCGTATGAACTTACGGAAGGTGAATGCCAGAAAGTGATGATTGCCATCGCCCTGGCGAATCAGCCGCGTTTGTTGATTGCCGATGAGCCGACTAACGCCATGGAACCCACCACGCAGGCGCAGATTTTCCGCCTGCTGACGCGTCTGAACCAGAACAACAACACCACTATTCTGTTGATTTCGCATGATTTACAGATGCTCACCAAATGGGCGGATAAAATCAACGTTATGTATTGCGGGCAAACGGTGGAAACGGCCCCCAGTGAAGATCTGGTGACCATTCCCCATCATCCGTATACGCAGGCGTTAATTCGCGCAATACCTGACTTTGGAAGCCCGATGCCGCACAAAAGCCGCCTGAATACCATGCCGGGCGCGATCCCCTTGCTGGAGCAGTTGCCAATTGGCTGCCGCCTGGGCCCGCGTTGCCCTTATGCGCAGCGGGAATGCATAGAAACGCCGCGTTTGACCGGTGCGAAAAACCATCTTTTCGCCTGTCATTTTCCGCTGAACATGGAGAGAGAGTGA
- the fabI gene encoding enoyl-ACP reductase FabI → MGFLSGKRILVTGVASKLSIAYGIAQAMHREGAELAFTYQNEKLKGRVEEFAAQLNSSIVLPCDVAEDESIESLFTELAKVWPKFDGFVHSIGYAPADQLDGDYVNAVTREGFKIAHDISAYSFVAMAKACRSMLNPDSALLTLSYLGAERAIPNYNVMGLAKASLEANVRYMANAMGPEGIRVNAISAGPIRTLAASGIKDFRKMLAHCEAVTPIRRTVTIEDVGNSAAFLCSNLSAGISGEVVHVDGGFSIAAMNELELK, encoded by the coding sequence ATGGGTTTTCTTTCCGGTAAGCGCATTCTGGTGACTGGCGTTGCCAGCAAACTGTCCATCGCATACGGTATTGCGCAAGCGATGCACCGTGAAGGGGCTGAACTGGCGTTCACCTATCAGAACGAGAAACTGAAAGGCCGCGTAGAAGAGTTTGCTGCACAACTGAACTCCAGCATCGTGCTGCCGTGTGACGTGGCTGAAGATGAAAGCATCGAATCCCTGTTCACTGAACTGGCGAAAGTATGGCCGAAATTTGACGGTTTCGTTCACTCCATCGGCTACGCGCCGGCTGACCAGTTAGATGGCGACTATGTTAACGCCGTCACCCGCGAAGGCTTCAAAATTGCCCACGACATCAGCGCATACAGCTTTGTGGCAATGGCGAAAGCCTGCCGCAGCATGCTGAACCCGGATTCAGCTCTGCTGACCCTGTCCTACCTGGGTGCAGAACGTGCGATTCCTAACTACAACGTGATGGGTCTGGCGAAAGCGTCTCTGGAAGCTAACGTTCGCTACATGGCTAACGCTATGGGCCCGGAAGGTATCCGTGTTAACGCCATCTCTGCGGGCCCGATCCGTACGCTGGCGGCTTCCGGTATCAAAGATTTCCGTAAAATGCTGGCGCACTGCGAAGCGGTTACCCCGATTCGTCGTACCGTTACCATCGAAGATGTGGGTAACTCTGCTGCATTCCTGTGCTCCAACCTCTCTGCCGGTATCTCTGGTGAAGTGGTTCACGTTGACGGCGGCTTCAGCATCGCTGCAATGAACGAACTGGAACTGAAATAA
- the sapB gene encoding putrescine export ABC transporter permease SapB, translating to MIIFTLRRLLLLLVTLFLLALVGFSLSYFTPHAPLQGASFWNALVFWFNGVLHWDFGVSSINGQLISEQLKEVFPATMELCILAFGFALLVGIPVGMVAGITRNKWQDKLISALALVGFSVPVFWLALLFTLFFSLTLGWLPVSGRFDLLYQVKSVTGFALIDAWLSDSPWREEMIASALRHMVLPVLTLAVAPTTEVVRLMRLSTMAVFDSNYVKAAATRGVSRLTILRRHVLHNALPPVIPRLGLQFSTMLTLAMITEMVFSWPGLGRWMINAIRQQDYAAISAGVMVIGALVIVVNVISDILGAMANPLKHKEWYALR from the coding sequence ATGATTATTTTTACCCTTCGTCGTTTGTTGCTTCTGCTGGTGACGCTCTTCCTTCTTGCGCTGGTCGGCTTCAGCCTGAGCTATTTCACGCCGCATGCCCCGTTACAGGGCGCATCGTTCTGGAATGCGCTGGTGTTCTGGTTTAACGGCGTACTGCACTGGGATTTTGGCGTTTCGAGCATCAACGGTCAGCTGATTTCCGAACAGCTAAAAGAGGTTTTCCCGGCGACGATGGAGTTGTGTATCCTCGCCTTCGGTTTTGCCCTGCTGGTCGGTATTCCGGTGGGAATGGTAGCCGGTATTACGCGCAATAAATGGCAGGACAAATTAATCAGCGCGCTGGCGCTGGTCGGTTTTTCTGTGCCCGTGTTCTGGCTCGCCCTGCTGTTCACCCTCTTCTTCTCGCTGACGCTCGGCTGGCTGCCGGTTTCCGGGCGATTTGATCTGCTTTACCAGGTCAAAAGCGTAACCGGATTTGCGCTGATTGACGCCTGGCTCTCTGATTCGCCCTGGCGGGAAGAAATGATTGCCAGCGCGCTGCGTCATATGGTGCTGCCGGTTCTGACGCTGGCGGTGGCTCCTACCACCGAAGTGGTGCGTCTGATGCGTTTAAGCACCATGGCGGTATTCGATTCCAACTACGTGAAAGCCGCCGCGACACGCGGCGTCTCCCGGTTAACCATCTTGCGTCGCCATGTGCTGCATAACGCGCTGCCGCCGGTGATCCCGCGTTTAGGTCTGCAATTCTCCACCATGCTGACGCTGGCAATGATCACCGAGATGGTCTTTAGCTGGCCCGGGCTGGGGCGCTGGATGATTAACGCGATTCGCCAGCAAGATTACGCCGCGATTTCTGCGGGCGTGATGGTGATTGGCGCACTGGTGATTGTGGTAAACGTGATCTCTGATATTTTGGGTGCAATGGCTAACCCTCTGAAACATAAGGAATGGTATGCCTTACGATAG
- the sapC gene encoding putrescine export ABC transporter permease SapC codes for MPYDSVYIEKRPPGALRTVWRKFYGDTTAMIGLYGCGGLVLLCVFGSWFAPYGIDQQFLGYQLLPPSWSRYGEVSFFLGTDDLGRDVLSRLLSGAAPTVGGAFVVTLAATLCGLVLGVLAGSTHGLRSAMLNHILDTLLSIPSLLLAIIVVAFAGPHLSHAMFAVWLALLPRMVRSIYSMVHDELERDYVVAARLDGASTLNILWFAILPNIAAGLVTEITRALSMAILDIAALGFLDLGAQLPSPEWGAMLGDALELIYVAPWTVMLPGAAIMISVLLVNLLGDGIRRAINAGVE; via the coding sequence ATGCCTTACGATAGCGTCTACATCGAGAAGCGCCCGCCCGGTGCGCTGCGTACCGTGTGGCGTAAATTTTACGGCGACACCACCGCGATGATTGGCCTTTATGGCTGCGGCGGGCTGGTGCTGCTGTGCGTATTCGGAAGCTGGTTCGCGCCGTATGGTATCGATCAGCAGTTTCTCGGTTATCAACTGCTGCCGCCGTCGTGGTCGCGCTATGGTGAGGTCTCCTTCTTCCTTGGCACGGACGATCTCGGGCGCGATGTACTAAGCCGTTTGCTTAGCGGTGCTGCGCCGACCGTAGGCGGCGCCTTTGTGGTGACGCTGGCCGCCACGCTGTGCGGGCTGGTTCTCGGCGTTCTCGCCGGGTCAACGCACGGCCTGCGTTCCGCCATGCTGAACCACATCCTCGACACCCTGCTCTCTATTCCGTCGCTGCTGCTGGCGATTATCGTCGTCGCGTTCGCCGGGCCGCATCTGTCGCATGCCATGTTTGCCGTCTGGCTGGCATTGTTACCGCGCATGGTGCGTTCCATTTACAGCATGGTGCACGATGAGCTTGAGCGCGATTATGTGGTGGCCGCCCGCCTGGATGGCGCATCAACGCTGAATATTTTGTGGTTCGCGATTTTGCCAAATATCGCAGCGGGGCTGGTGACAGAAATCACCCGTGCGTTGTCGATGGCGATTCTGGATATTGCCGCCCTCGGTTTTCTCGACCTTGGCGCGCAGCTACCCTCTCCGGAATGGGGCGCGATGCTGGGCGATGCGCTGGAGCTTATCTACGTTGCGCCGTGGACGGTGATGCTGCCGGGTGCGGCGATTATGATTAGCGTACTGCTGGTTAACCTGCTGGGCGACGGTATTCGCCGTGCCATTAATGCGGGGGTGGAATAA